The Benincasa hispida cultivar B227 chromosome 11, ASM972705v1, whole genome shotgun sequence genome has a segment encoding these proteins:
- the LOC120091997 gene encoding 4-hydroxybenzoate polyprenyltransferase, mitochondrial isoform X1 — MASFLFHTSRRSVSCLSLHRKFLNHLSSLEAPVSYTRASLVSNLWCNRSDFACKNFIRDFRYGLIHGLSTSSDLKESSKNDESPNSSVKNDGRSEAKVEMSWIYLYLPKKIQPYAHLARLDKPIGTWLLAWPCMWSITLAAPPGQLPDFKMLTLFGCGALLLRGAGCTINDLLDQDIDTKVERTKLRPVASGQLTQPQGISFLGLQLFLGLGILLQLNNFSRILGASSLLLVFSYPLMKRFTFWPQAYLGLTFNWGALLGWAAIRGTLDPAIVLPLYFSGVFWTLVYDTIYAHQDKEDDLKVGVKSTALRFGDSTKEWISMFGVANIGCLALSGYNADIEWPFYALLAAASGQLAWQILTVDLSSRADCNRKFISNKWYGALVFSGILLGRLSS, encoded by the exons ATGGCGTCTTTCCTATTCCACACTTCACGTAGGTCCGTGTCCTGCCTATCTCTTCATCGTAAATTTCTCAATCACCTCTCCAGCCTTGAGGCACCGGTTTCTTACACCAGAGCTAGTTTAGTTTCCAATTTATGGTGTAATCGGTCAGATTTTGCTTGCAAAAATTTCATTCGAGATTTTAGATATGGACTTATCCACGGTTTATCCACGTCTTCGGATCTAAAGGAGAGTTCCAAGAATGACGAGAGCCCAAATAGTAGTGTTAAAAATGATGGAAGATCAGAGGCGAAAGTTGAGATGTCCTGGATTTATTTGTATTTGCCCAAAAAGATTCAGCCTTATGCTCACCTTGCGCGGCTCGATAAACCCATTGGGACGTGGTTACTTGCTTGGCCTTGTATGTG GTCAATTACCTTGGCGGCACCTCCAGGCCAACTTCCCGACTTTAAAATGCTGACTCTATTTGGATGCGGGGCTTTGCTTTTGAGGGGTGCTGGGTGTACCATAAACGACCTCCTCGATCAAGATATTGATACAAAG GTTGAACGTACAAAGCTAAGACCAGTTGCAAGTGGTCAATTAACCCAACCCCAGGGAATCAGTTTTTTAGGGTTGCAGCTATTTTTGGGACTTGGAATTCTCCTTCAACTGAATAATTTCAG TCGCATTTTGGGGGCTTCCTCTTTGCTTCTAGTCTTCTCCTATCCTCTCATGAAGAGGTTCACGTTTTGG CCTCAAGCCTATCTAGGTCTGACCTTCAATTGGGGAGCTTTATTAGGATGGGCAGCCATCAGAGGAACTTTGGATCCAGCTATCGTTTTACCACTGTACTTTTCTGGAGTATTCTGGACTCTTGTGTATGATACGATATATGCACATCAG GACAAGGAGGATGACTTAAAAGTCGGCGTTAAATCTACTGCTTTGAGATTTGGAGATTCAACTAAGGAGTGGATTTCTATGTTTGGAGTTGCAAACATTGGCTGTCTTGCTCTTAGCGGTTACAATGCTGATATTG AATGGCCATTTTATGCACTTTTGGCTGCTGCATCTGGACAATTGGCTTGGCAGATTTTGACAGTCGACTTATCAAGTCGTGCCGATTGCAACCGAAA GTTCATCTCCAACAAGTGGTATGGTGCTTTAGTGTTCAGTGGGATCTTGCTAGGTAGACTTTCATCTTAG
- the LOC120091997 gene encoding 4-hydroxybenzoate polyprenyltransferase, mitochondrial isoform X3 gives MESSKNDESPNSSVKNDGRSEAKVEMSWIYLYLPKKIQPYAHLARLDKPIGTWLLAWPCMWSITLAAPPGQLPDFKMLTLFGCGALLLRGAGCTINDLLDQDIDTKVERTKLRPVASGQLTQPQGISFLGLQLFLGLGILLQLNNFSRILGASSLLLVFSYPLMKRFTFWPQAYLGLTFNWGALLGWAAIRGTLDPAIVLPLYFSGVFWTLVYDTIYAHQDKEDDLKVGVKSTALRFGDSTKEWISMFGVANIGCLALSGYNADIEWPFYALLAAASGQLAWQILTVDLSSRADCNRKFISNKWYGALVFSGILLGRLSS, from the exons ATG GAGAGTTCCAAGAATGACGAGAGCCCAAATAGTAGTGTTAAAAATGATGGAAGATCAGAGGCGAAAGTTGAGATGTCCTGGATTTATTTGTATTTGCCCAAAAAGATTCAGCCTTATGCTCACCTTGCGCGGCTCGATAAACCCATTGGGACGTGGTTACTTGCTTGGCCTTGTATGTG GTCAATTACCTTGGCGGCACCTCCAGGCCAACTTCCCGACTTTAAAATGCTGACTCTATTTGGATGCGGGGCTTTGCTTTTGAGGGGTGCTGGGTGTACCATAAACGACCTCCTCGATCAAGATATTGATACAAAG GTTGAACGTACAAAGCTAAGACCAGTTGCAAGTGGTCAATTAACCCAACCCCAGGGAATCAGTTTTTTAGGGTTGCAGCTATTTTTGGGACTTGGAATTCTCCTTCAACTGAATAATTTCAG TCGCATTTTGGGGGCTTCCTCTTTGCTTCTAGTCTTCTCCTATCCTCTCATGAAGAGGTTCACGTTTTGG CCTCAAGCCTATCTAGGTCTGACCTTCAATTGGGGAGCTTTATTAGGATGGGCAGCCATCAGAGGAACTTTGGATCCAGCTATCGTTTTACCACTGTACTTTTCTGGAGTATTCTGGACTCTTGTGTATGATACGATATATGCACATCAG GACAAGGAGGATGACTTAAAAGTCGGCGTTAAATCTACTGCTTTGAGATTTGGAGATTCAACTAAGGAGTGGATTTCTATGTTTGGAGTTGCAAACATTGGCTGTCTTGCTCTTAGCGGTTACAATGCTGATATTG AATGGCCATTTTATGCACTTTTGGCTGCTGCATCTGGACAATTGGCTTGGCAGATTTTGACAGTCGACTTATCAAGTCGTGCCGATTGCAACCGAAA GTTCATCTCCAACAAGTGGTATGGTGCTTTAGTGTTCAGTGGGATCTTGCTAGGTAGACTTTCATCTTAG
- the LOC120091997 gene encoding 4-hydroxybenzoate polyprenyltransferase, mitochondrial isoform X2 encodes MASFLFHTSRRSVSCLSLHRKFLNHLSSLEAPVSYTRASLVSNLWCNRSDFACKNFIRDFRYGLIHGLSTSSDLKESSKNDESPNSSVKNDGRSEAKVEMSWIYLYLPKKIQPYAHLARLDKPIGTWLLAWPCMWSITLAAPPGQLPDFKMLTLFGCGALLLRGAGCTINDLLDQDIDTKVERTKLRPVASGQLTQPQGISFLGLQLFLGLGILLQLNNFSRILGASSLLLVFSYPLMKRFTFWPQAYLGLTFNWGALLGWAAIRGTLDPAIVLPLYFSGVFWTLVYDTIYAHQSYSFWVLFYFVWQLGKKNHGHRSGCVNGQKTANGRQQKEEKLHGHGSKHENG; translated from the exons ATGGCGTCTTTCCTATTCCACACTTCACGTAGGTCCGTGTCCTGCCTATCTCTTCATCGTAAATTTCTCAATCACCTCTCCAGCCTTGAGGCACCGGTTTCTTACACCAGAGCTAGTTTAGTTTCCAATTTATGGTGTAATCGGTCAGATTTTGCTTGCAAAAATTTCATTCGAGATTTTAGATATGGACTTATCCACGGTTTATCCACGTCTTCGGATCTAAAGGAGAGTTCCAAGAATGACGAGAGCCCAAATAGTAGTGTTAAAAATGATGGAAGATCAGAGGCGAAAGTTGAGATGTCCTGGATTTATTTGTATTTGCCCAAAAAGATTCAGCCTTATGCTCACCTTGCGCGGCTCGATAAACCCATTGGGACGTGGTTACTTGCTTGGCCTTGTATGTG GTCAATTACCTTGGCGGCACCTCCAGGCCAACTTCCCGACTTTAAAATGCTGACTCTATTTGGATGCGGGGCTTTGCTTTTGAGGGGTGCTGGGTGTACCATAAACGACCTCCTCGATCAAGATATTGATACAAAG GTTGAACGTACAAAGCTAAGACCAGTTGCAAGTGGTCAATTAACCCAACCCCAGGGAATCAGTTTTTTAGGGTTGCAGCTATTTTTGGGACTTGGAATTCTCCTTCAACTGAATAATTTCAG TCGCATTTTGGGGGCTTCCTCTTTGCTTCTAGTCTTCTCCTATCCTCTCATGAAGAGGTTCACGTTTTGG CCTCAAGCCTATCTAGGTCTGACCTTCAATTGGGGAGCTTTATTAGGATGGGCAGCCATCAGAGGAACTTTGGATCCAGCTATCGTTTTACCACTGTACTTTTCTGGAGTATTCTGGACTCTTGTGTATGATACGATATATGCACATCAG agctactCTTTTTGGGTactgttttattttgtttggcaATTGGGGAAGAAGAATCATGGACATAGGAGTGGCTGTGTAAATGGACAGAAGACCGCAAACGGGAGGCAACAAAAAGAGGAGAAACTCCATGGACATGGGAGCAAGCACGAAAATGGATGA